A window of the Salvelinus sp. IW2-2015 unplaced genomic scaffold, ASM291031v2 Un_scaffold2534, whole genome shotgun sequence genome harbors these coding sequences:
- the LOC139025348 gene encoding zinc finger protein 883-like isoform X2 yields the protein MSSLNYSPPVKEQEVCWTEKEVLGVNIVVKEEEEEEDVTVKQEVEDEAVTVKEEEKDVSVKEEKATFRVKEEEDVDAVFGVKKEGEITVTLKDEEVEIGDLSNTRERPDSPSDSGKSPSGESDPETPKVKGXHHCSHCGKSFTKLGNLNRHERTHTGEKPFQCSQCGKSFNELGYLLIHKRIHSGEKPYHCSKCGMTFTWLGSLKTHERIHTGENPFQCLHCGKNFTQLGNLNRHKRTHTGEKPYHCSQCGKSFRGLVSLKRHERTHTGKKPYQCTICGKRFTQLKSMKLHRGIHTGEKPYQCSQCGKNFRGLVNLKQHERTHPQEKPYQCSLCGKSXTKLWGLTRHERTHTGGDKTYHCSHCGKRFNRLRHLNKHERIHTQEEKTYHCSQCGKTFSQSEDLKSHERIERLCSDLCF from the exons ATGAGCTCCCTAAACTACTCCCCTCCTGTTAAAGAACaggaggtctgctggacggagaaagaagttCTGGGGGTGAACATtgtcgtgaaagaggaggaggaagaagaggatgtcacagtaaaacaagaagtagaggatgaggctgttacagtgaaagaagaagagaaagacgtttcagtgaaagaagagaaagccacgttcagagtgaaagaggaggaggat gtggatgcagtttttggagtgaagaaggaaggggagattactgtcacattGAAAGATGAAGAGGTGGAGATAGGAGATCTGAGTAACACCA gagagagaccagactctCCCTCTGACAGTGGGAAGAGTCCTTCAGGGGAATCAGACCCAGAGACGCCCAAAGTAAAAGGAGYACATCACTGCTcccactgtggaaagagttttaccaagTTAGGGAACCTGAATaggcatgagaggacacacacaggagaaaaacctttccaatgctcccagtgtgggaagagttttaacGAATTAGGGTACCTATTAATACACAAGAGAATACactctggagagaagccttaccactgctccaaaTGTGGAATGACTTTTACCTGGTTAGGGAGCCTGAAAACACACGAGAGAATACACACGGGAGAAAATCCTTTCCAATGTTTACACTGTGGAAAGAATTTTACCCAGTTAGGGAACCTAAATCGGCacaagaggacacacacaggagagaagccttatcactgttcccagtgtggaaaaagttttaggggtttagtgagcCTGAAAcggcatgagaggacacacacaggaaaaaagcCTTACCAATGCACCATATGTGGAAAGAGATTTACCCAGTTAAAGTCCATGAAATTACACAGAGgaatacatacaggagagaagccttatcaatgttcccagtgtggaaagaattttaggggtttagtgaaccTGAAACAGCATGAGAGGACACACCCACAAGAAAAGCCCTACCAATGCTCCCTGTGTGGAAAGAGTTRTACCAAGTTATGGGGTCTGACAaggcatgagaggacacacacaggaggggaTAAGACCTACCACTGCTCCCACTGTGGAAAGAGATTTAACCGGTTAAGGCATCTGAATAAGCATGAAAGAATAcatacacaggaggagaagacataccactgctctcaatgtggaaagacattttcccagtcagaggacCTAAAATCacatgagagaatagagagactGTGTTCTGACTTGTGTTTTTGA
- the LOC139025348 gene encoding zinc finger protein 135-like isoform X3 — translation MSSLNYSPPVKEQEVCWTEKEVLGVNIVVKEEEEEEDVTVKQEVEDEAVTVKEEEKDVDAVFGVKKEGEITVTLKDEEVEIGDLSNTRERPDSPSDSGKSPSGESDPETPKVKGXHHCSHCGKSFTKLGNLNRHERTHTGEKPFQCSQCGKSFNELGYLLIHKRIHSGEKPYHCSKCGMTFTWLGSLKTHERIHTGENPFQCLHCGKNFTQLGNLNRHKRTHTGEKPYHCSQCGKSFRGLVSLKRHERTHTGKKPYQCTICGKRFTQLKSMKLHRGIHTGEKPYQCSQCGKNFRGLVNLKQHERTHPQEKPYQCSLCGKSXTKLWGLTRHERTHTGGDKTYHCSHCGKRFNRLRHLNKHERIHTQEEKTYHCSQCGKTFSQSEDLKSHERIERLCSDLCF, via the exons ATGAGCTCCCTAAACTACTCCCCTCCTGTTAAAGAACaggaggtctgctggacggagaaagaagttCTGGGGGTGAACATtgtcgtgaaagaggaggaggaagaagaggatgtcacagtaaaacaagaagtagaggatgaggctgttacagtgaaagaagaagagaaagac gtggatgcagtttttggagtgaagaaggaaggggagattactgtcacattGAAAGATGAAGAGGTGGAGATAGGAGATCTGAGTAACACCA gagagagaccagactctCCCTCTGACAGTGGGAAGAGTCCTTCAGGGGAATCAGACCCAGAGACGCCCAAAGTAAAAGGAGYACATCACTGCTcccactgtggaaagagttttaccaagTTAGGGAACCTGAATaggcatgagaggacacacacaggagaaaaacctttccaatgctcccagtgtgggaagagttttaacGAATTAGGGTACCTATTAATACACAAGAGAATACactctggagagaagccttaccactgctccaaaTGTGGAATGACTTTTACCTGGTTAGGGAGCCTGAAAACACACGAGAGAATACACACGGGAGAAAATCCTTTCCAATGTTTACACTGTGGAAAGAATTTTACCCAGTTAGGGAACCTAAATCGGCacaagaggacacacacaggagagaagccttatcactgttcccagtgtggaaaaagttttaggggtttagtgagcCTGAAAcggcatgagaggacacacacaggaaaaaagcCTTACCAATGCACCATATGTGGAAAGAGATTTACCCAGTTAAAGTCCATGAAATTACACAGAGgaatacatacaggagagaagccttatcaatgttcccagtgtggaaagaattttaggggtttagtgaaccTGAAACAGCATGAGAGGACACACCCACAAGAAAAGCCCTACCAATGCTCCCTGTGTGGAAAGAGTTRTACCAAGTTATGGGGTCTGACAaggcatgagaggacacacacaggaggggaTAAGACCTACCACTGCTCCCACTGTGGAAAGAGATTTAACCGGTTAAGGCATCTGAATAAGCATGAAAGAATAcatacacaggaggagaagacataccactgctctcaatgtggaaagacattttcccagtcagaggacCTAAAATCacatgagagaatagagagactGTGTTCTGACTTGTGTTTTTGA
- the LOC139025348 gene encoding zinc finger protein 883-like isoform X1 yields MSSLNYSPPVKEQEVCWTEKEVLGVNIVVKEEEEEEDVTVKQEVEDEAVTVKEEEKDVSVKEEKATFRVKEEEDVTVKEEEEEKEVDAVFGVKKEGEITVTLKDEEVEIGDLSNTRERPDSPSDSGKSPSGESDPETPKVKGXHHCSHCGKSFTKLGNLNRHERTHTGEKPFQCSQCGKSFNELGYLLIHKRIHSGEKPYHCSKCGMTFTWLGSLKTHERIHTGENPFQCLHCGKNFTQLGNLNRHKRTHTGEKPYHCSQCGKSFRGLVSLKRHERTHTGKKPYQCTICGKRFTQLKSMKLHRGIHTGEKPYQCSQCGKNFRGLVNLKQHERTHPQEKPYQCSLCGKSXTKLWGLTRHERTHTGGDKTYHCSHCGKRFNRLRHLNKHERIHTQEEKTYHCSQCGKTFSQSEDLKSHERIERLCSDLCF; encoded by the exons ATGAGCTCCCTAAACTACTCCCCTCCTGTTAAAGAACaggaggtctgctggacggagaaagaagttCTGGGGGTGAACATtgtcgtgaaagaggaggaggaagaagaggatgtcacagtaaaacaagaagtagaggatgaggctgttacagtgaaagaagaagagaaagacgtttcagtgaaagaagagaaagccacgttcagagtgaaagaggaggaggatgttacagtaaaagaagaggaggaagagaaagaggtggatgcagtttttggagtgaagaaggaaggggagattactgtcacattGAAAGATGAAGAGGTGGAGATAGGAGATCTGAGTAACACCA gagagagaccagactctCCCTCTGACAGTGGGAAGAGTCCTTCAGGGGAATCAGACCCAGAGACGCCCAAAGTAAAAGGAGYACATCACTGCTcccactgtggaaagagttttaccaagTTAGGGAACCTGAATaggcatgagaggacacacacaggagaaaaacctttccaatgctcccagtgtgggaagagttttaacGAATTAGGGTACCTATTAATACACAAGAGAATACactctggagagaagccttaccactgctccaaaTGTGGAATGACTTTTACCTGGTTAGGGAGCCTGAAAACACACGAGAGAATACACACGGGAGAAAATCCTTTCCAATGTTTACACTGTGGAAAGAATTTTACCCAGTTAGGGAACCTAAATCGGCacaagaggacacacacaggagagaagccttatcactgttcccagtgtggaaaaagttttaggggtttagtgagcCTGAAAcggcatgagaggacacacacaggaaaaaagcCTTACCAATGCACCATATGTGGAAAGAGATTTACCCAGTTAAAGTCCATGAAATTACACAGAGgaatacatacaggagagaagccttatcaatgttcccagtgtggaaagaattttaggggtttagtgaaccTGAAACAGCATGAGAGGACACACCCACAAGAAAAGCCCTACCAATGCTCCCTGTGTGGAAAGAGTTRTACCAAGTTATGGGGTCTGACAaggcatgagaggacacacacaggaggggaTAAGACCTACCACTGCTCCCACTGTGGAAAGAGATTTAACCGGTTAAGGCATCTGAATAAGCATGAAAGAATAcatacacaggaggagaagacataccactgctctcaatgtggaaagacattttcccagtcagaggacCTAAAATCacatgagagaatagagagactGTGTTCTGACTTGTGTTTTTGA